From a single Streptomyces sp. NBC_00377 genomic region:
- a CDS encoding LON peptidase substrate-binding domain-containing protein: MTIVRLPLFPLNSVLFPGLVLPLNVFEERYRAMMRDLLKTSEDESRRFAVVAVRDGHEVAPSSPGLPDPTSPAERGPTAGFGDAPLKAFHDVGCVADAATIRERADGTFEVLATGTTRVKLLSVDASGPFLTAELQELPEEPGDEAGALAEGVLRAFRQYQKRLAGARERSLATGADLPDDPSVVSYLVAAAMMLDTPAKQRLLQAPDTASRLRDELTLLRAETAIIRSLPSLPASDLTRGPTSLN, translated from the coding sequence GTGACCATCGTCCGTCTGCCGCTCTTCCCCCTGAACTCGGTGCTGTTCCCGGGACTCGTGCTCCCGCTCAACGTCTTCGAGGAGCGCTATCGCGCCATGATGCGCGACCTGTTGAAGACCTCCGAGGACGAATCGCGCCGGTTCGCCGTCGTGGCCGTCCGCGACGGCCACGAGGTGGCGCCCAGTTCACCGGGCCTGCCCGATCCGACCTCGCCGGCCGAGCGCGGTCCCACGGCCGGCTTCGGCGACGCCCCGCTGAAGGCCTTCCACGACGTGGGCTGCGTGGCCGACGCGGCGACGATCCGCGAGCGCGCCGACGGCACCTTCGAGGTACTGGCGACGGGCACGACCCGGGTGAAACTGCTGTCGGTGGACGCTTCGGGCCCGTTCCTCACGGCCGAGCTCCAGGAGCTGCCGGAGGAGCCGGGCGACGAGGCGGGCGCCCTCGCCGAGGGCGTGCTGCGCGCCTTCCGGCAGTACCAGAAGCGGCTGGCGGGCGCCCGCGAACGCTCACTGGCCACCGGGGCGGACCTCCCGGACGACCCGTCGGTGGTGTCGTACCTGGTGGCTGCCGCGATGATGCTGGACACGCCGGCCAAGCAGCGCCTGCTCCAGGCTCCCGACACGGCGTCCCGGCTGCGGGACGAGCTGACGCTGCTGCGCGCGGAGACGGCGATCATCCGCAGCCTGCCCTCGTTGCCCGCGTCGGACCTGACGCGCGGCCCGACCAGTCTCAACTGA
- a CDS encoding ABC transporter permease has protein sequence MSVVPAEVLPGSARAVTQTVPRAAAELAPRARLWPSLVAVYRAQLSRARVARIPLLFVATFQSVGILIMMRGVVDGGHEAEAVVAGSAVLVVAFVALNLLAQYFGQLRASGGLDHYATLPVPPAAVVLGAAGAYASFTVPGTLVTAVFGCVLFGLPLTHLWVLAAVIPLAGAALSGLGAAFGLLAPRPELATVLGQLGMSAALLLGVLPPDRMPEAVRFARDLLPSTYGVEAFARTFRASPDWAFVLGDLAVCAGVGVVSLAVATWAYRRAAVR, from the coding sequence GTGAGTGTCGTACCCGCCGAGGTTCTGCCGGGCAGCGCCCGGGCCGTCACGCAGACCGTGCCCCGCGCCGCCGCCGAGCTGGCTCCCCGCGCCCGGCTGTGGCCGTCGCTGGTCGCCGTGTACCGGGCGCAGCTGTCCCGGGCCCGGGTGGCGCGCATCCCCCTGCTGTTCGTGGCGACCTTCCAGTCGGTCGGCATCCTGATCATGATGCGGGGCGTGGTGGACGGCGGCCACGAGGCGGAGGCCGTCGTGGCGGGCTCCGCGGTCCTCGTCGTCGCCTTCGTGGCGCTGAACCTGCTCGCGCAGTACTTCGGCCAGTTGCGCGCGAGCGGCGGACTGGACCACTACGCGACCCTTCCCGTGCCGCCGGCGGCCGTGGTGCTGGGAGCGGCGGGGGCGTACGCCTCCTTCACCGTCCCCGGGACCCTGGTGACCGCGGTGTTCGGGTGCGTGCTGTTCGGACTCCCCCTCACCCACCTGTGGGTGCTCGCGGCCGTGATCCCGCTGGCCGGCGCCGCCCTGTCCGGCCTCGGTGCGGCCTTCGGGCTGCTCGCGCCGCGGCCCGAGCTGGCCACGGTGCTGGGACAGCTCGGCATGTCGGCTGCGCTGCTGCTGGGCGTGCTGCCGCCGGACCGGATGCCGGAGGCGGTGCGCTTCGCCCGCGATCTGCTGCCCTCCACATACGGCGTCGAGGCGTTCGCCCGGACCTTCCGGGCCAGTCCCGACTGGGCGTTCGTCCTCGGTGACCTCGCCGTGTGCGCGGGTGTCGGCGTCGTGTCGCTGGCGGTCGCCACCTGGGCGTACCGCCGGGCCGCCGTCCGGTGA
- a CDS encoding DUF2567 domain-containing protein — protein sequence MTAPLTPPPPPHEPSPHAAWPPSPGGYAGTAAPHDVAYGQDGPGMKTELREAAVITAAVALAGLLLGLLWVWLAPKVPLVGELTDGNWVVYFKDTEGEQAIGVDGTFTLLALACGALSAVAVFLRRRRGGVPLVIALGLGGLLGSLLAWRLGVWLGPDSDVIAHAQAAGKGVTFSAPLKLGAKGALLAWSFAAVLVHLGLMALFGPRDPDPYQMDVGVPKDGYGAPMA from the coding sequence GTGACCGCACCGCTGACTCCCCCTCCGCCGCCGCACGAACCCTCTCCACACGCGGCCTGGCCGCCGTCGCCCGGCGGGTACGCGGGGACGGCCGCGCCCCACGACGTCGCGTACGGACAGGACGGGCCCGGCATGAAGACCGAACTGCGGGAAGCCGCCGTGATCACCGCGGCGGTCGCGCTCGCCGGGTTGCTGCTCGGGCTGCTGTGGGTGTGGCTGGCGCCGAAGGTGCCGCTCGTCGGTGAACTGACGGACGGCAACTGGGTCGTCTACTTCAAGGACACCGAGGGCGAGCAGGCGATCGGCGTGGACGGCACGTTCACTCTGCTGGCCCTGGCGTGCGGCGCCTTGAGCGCGGTGGCGGTGTTCCTCCGGCGGCGCCGTGGCGGGGTGCCGCTGGTGATCGCTCTCGGCCTCGGGGGGCTCCTCGGGTCCCTGCTGGCGTGGCGGCTGGGGGTGTGGCTGGGGCCCGACTCCGATGTGATCGCGCATGCGCAGGCGGCCGGCAAGGGGGTCACGTTCTCGGCTCCCCTGAAGCTGGGGGCGAAGGGGGCACTGCTGGCATGGTCGTTCGCGGCGGTGCTGGTGCATCTGGGGCTCATGGCGTTGTTCGGGCCCAGGGATCCCGATCCGTACCAGATGGATGTCGGCGTGCCCAAGGACGGATACGGGGCGCCGATGGCGTAG
- a CDS encoding NYN domain-containing protein: MDRCIVLVDAGYLLGAAASLLAGEPSRSRITVDHSALVQGLREQAESETERPLLRIYWFDGAPDRVPQPEHRRLRVMPRVTVRLGALTRSDGRWAQKGVDAAMHAELTELARNRACSDVVLVTGDGDLLPGMMAAKEHGVAVHLWAVQAADGDYNQSEDLVAEADERRVLDRNWITKAVRAKELGGNCAPQPAPRPEIAAILSAPLPDSGLAAQRSAEEVEHASAAGVSENGAQERVPAPKAGVPTPKDLAALRAPGAPAAPPPTTATLRWSSDKGWVDRPGIAAEPSEVAAMPTLAQLTTAEQRWADREEDITTVGGDPYEVGQVFARRWMGRLGEQGQLQKLSGMYPRIPHRIDGELLRYAARFGLLAHKDDQIDEHDRYAIRAGFWREIDVRTTAEHAPAGD, from the coding sequence GTGGACCGCTGCATCGTCCTGGTGGACGCCGGGTATCTGCTGGGGGCCGCCGCAAGTCTCCTCGCCGGAGAGCCCTCGCGATCGAGGATCACCGTCGACCACTCCGCCCTCGTCCAGGGCCTGCGCGAACAGGCCGAGTCGGAGACCGAGCGGCCACTGCTGCGCATCTACTGGTTCGACGGCGCCCCGGACCGCGTCCCCCAGCCCGAACACCGCAGACTGCGGGTGATGCCCCGGGTCACCGTCCGGCTGGGCGCACTGACCCGCAGCGACGGCCGCTGGGCGCAGAAGGGCGTCGACGCCGCCATGCACGCCGAGCTGACCGAACTGGCCCGCAACCGCGCCTGCTCCGACGTCGTGCTCGTCACCGGCGACGGCGATCTGCTGCCCGGCATGATGGCCGCCAAGGAGCACGGAGTCGCCGTCCACCTGTGGGCCGTCCAGGCCGCCGACGGCGACTACAACCAGTCGGAGGACCTGGTCGCCGAGGCCGACGAACGGCGCGTCCTGGACCGCAACTGGATCACCAAGGCCGTTCGCGCCAAGGAACTCGGCGGGAACTGCGCGCCGCAGCCCGCGCCCCGGCCCGAGATCGCCGCGATCCTCTCCGCGCCGCTGCCCGACTCCGGGCTCGCCGCCCAGCGCAGCGCCGAGGAGGTCGAGCACGCCTCCGCGGCCGGCGTCTCGGAGAACGGCGCCCAGGAACGCGTGCCCGCCCCCAAGGCAGGCGTGCCGACCCCCAAGGACCTGGCAGCCCTGCGCGCCCCCGGCGCCCCGGCGGCCCCGCCTCCCACCACCGCGACCCTGCGCTGGTCCTCCGACAAGGGCTGGGTCGACCGTCCCGGGATCGCCGCCGAGCCCTCCGAGGTCGCCGCGATGCCGACCCTCGCGCAGCTCACCACGGCGGAGCAGCGCTGGGCCGACCGCGAGGAGGACATCACCACCGTCGGCGGCGACCCCTACGAGGTGGGGCAGGTCTTCGCCCGCCGCTGGATGGGCCGCCTGGGCGAACAGGGCCAGCTGCAGAAGCTGTCGGGGATGTACCCGCGGATCCCGCACCGCATCGACGGCGAGCTGCTGAGATACGCGGCCCGCTTCGGACTGCTCGCGCACAAGGACGACCAGATCGACGAACACGACCGGTACGCCATCCGGGCGGGTTTCTGGCGTGAGATCGACGTACGGACCACCGCCGAACACGCCCCGGCAGGGGACTGA
- a CDS encoding ABC transporter ATP-binding protein, producing MSKRAAPPIRQGDEVVCAVRGLTKTYPAVRGRRGTPATPEVRATDDVRLDIRRGEIFGLLGPNGAGKTTLVRQMTGLMRPDAGSVEILGHDIVRHPERAARILAYLGQESTALDDLTVSLAAETTGRLRGLDVRTARRERDAVLDELGLTPIAGRPLRKLSGGQRRLACFATALVGERPLLVLDEPTTGMDPVARRAVWASVDRRRAERGATVLLVTHNVIEAETVLDRVAVLDQGRVIACDTPAGLKEQVADEVRVELVWRERAPLDVPEVAALRERAVEAGRRWTLRLAPEEARAVVATVTGGAAFAALDDFTLATPSLEDVYLALGGAARQGLVRA from the coding sequence GTGAGCAAGCGCGCGGCACCGCCCATCCGGCAGGGGGACGAGGTCGTATGTGCTGTGCGCGGGCTGACCAAGACCTATCCGGCGGTCCGCGGCCGGCGCGGCACCCCCGCGACCCCCGAGGTCCGGGCCACCGACGACGTGCGGCTGGACATCCGGCGCGGTGAGATCTTCGGGCTGCTCGGGCCGAACGGCGCGGGCAAGACCACCCTCGTCCGGCAGATGACCGGACTGATGCGGCCCGACGCGGGCAGTGTGGAGATCCTCGGGCACGACATCGTGCGCCATCCGGAGCGGGCCGCCCGGATCCTCGCCTACCTCGGGCAGGAGTCCACCGCCCTCGACGACCTCACCGTCTCGCTGGCCGCCGAGACCACCGGACGGCTGCGCGGTCTCGACGTGCGCACGGCACGCCGGGAGCGGGACGCCGTCCTCGACGAACTGGGTCTCACGCCGATCGCCGGGCGGCCGCTGCGCAAGCTGTCCGGCGGACAGCGGCGGCTGGCCTGCTTCGCCACCGCGCTGGTGGGGGAGCGGCCCCTGCTCGTGCTGGACGAGCCGACCACGGGGATGGACCCGGTGGCCCGGCGGGCCGTCTGGGCCTCCGTGGACCGGCGGCGGGCCGAGCGTGGGGCGACCGTGCTGCTCGTCACCCACAACGTCATCGAGGCGGAGACCGTCCTCGACCGGGTCGCCGTGCTCGACCAGGGCCGGGTCATCGCGTGTGACACCCCCGCGGGGCTCAAGGAGCAGGTCGCCGACGAGGTGCGGGTCGAGCTGGTGTGGCGGGAGCGGGCGCCGCTGGACGTGCCCGAGGTCGCCGCTCTGCGCGAGCGGGCCGTGGAAGCGGGCCGCCGCTGGACGCTGCGGCTGGCACCCGAGGAGGCCCGCGCGGTCGTCGCCACCGTCACCGGCGGGGCCGCCTTCGCCGCCTTGGACGACTTCACCCTGGCCACTCCGAGCCTGGAGGACGTCTATCTGGCGCTCGGCGGAGCGGCACGTCAGGGGCTGGTGCGGGCGTGA
- the dnaE gene encoding DNA polymerase III subunit alpha gives MSKPPFTHLHVHTQYSLLDGAARLKDMFDACNEMGMTHIAMSDHGNLHGAYDFFHTAKKAGVTPIIGIEAYVAPESRRNKRKIQWGQPHQKRDDVSGSGGYTHKTIWAADATGLHNLFRLSSDAYAEGWLQKWPRMDKETISQWSEGLIASTGCPSGELQTRLRLGQKEEALKAAADYQDIFGKDRYFLELMDHGIEIESRVRDGLLEIGKKLGIPPLVTNDSHYTYAHEATAHDALLCIQTGKNLSDPDRFRFDGTGYYLKSTDEMYAIDSSDAWQEGCANTLLVAEQIDTTGMFEAKNLMPKFDIPDGFTEITWFKEEVRRGMDRRFPGGVPDDRQRQVEYEMDVIIQMGFPGYFLVVADFIMWAKNQGIAVGPGRGSAAGSIVAYAMGITDLDPIPHGLIFERFLNPERVSMPDVDIDFDERRRVEVIRYVTEKYGADKVAMIGTYGKIKAKNAIKDSARVLGYPYAMGDRLTKAMPADVLGKGIDLNGITDPSHPRYSEAGEIRAMYENEPDVKKVIDTAKGVEGLVRQMGVHAAGVIMSSEPIVDHAPIWVRHTDGVTITQWDYPQCESLGLLKMDFLGLRNLTIMDDAVKMVKSNKGIDLDLLALPLDDPKTFELLQRGETLGVFQFDGGPMRSLLRLMKPDNFEDISAVSALYRPGPMGMDSHTNYALRKNKLQEITPIHKELEEPLQEVLAVTYGLIVYQEQVQKAAQIIAGYSLGEADILRRVMGKKKPDELAKNFTIFQAGAKKNGYSDEAIQALWDVLVPFAGYAFNKAHSAAYGLVSYWTAYLKANHPAEYMAGLLTSVKDDKDKSAVYLNECRRMGIKVLPPNVNESVHNFAAQGDDVILFGLEAVRNVGTNVVESIIRSRKAKGKYGSFPDYLDKVEAVACNKRTTESLIKAGAFDTLGHTRKGLTAHFEPMIDNVVAVKRKEAEGQFDLFGGMGEEETSEPGFGLDVEFTTDEWEKTYLLAQEREMLGLYVSDHPLFGLEHVLSDKADAGIAQLTGGEHADGAVVTIGGIISGLQRKMTKQGNAWAIATVEDLAGSIECMFFPATYQLVSTQLVEDAVVFVKGRLDKREDVPRLVAMELQVPDLSNAGTNAPVILTIPATRVTPPMINRLGEILTHHRGDSEVRIRLQGPTKTTVLRLDRHRVKPDPALFGDLKVLLGPSCLAG, from the coding sequence ACGCAAGATCCAGTGGGGCCAGCCGCACCAGAAGCGCGACGACGTCTCCGGTTCCGGCGGCTACACCCACAAGACCATCTGGGCGGCCGACGCGACGGGCCTGCACAACCTCTTCCGGCTCTCCTCGGACGCGTACGCCGAGGGCTGGCTCCAGAAGTGGCCCCGGATGGACAAGGAGACCATCTCCCAGTGGTCCGAGGGGCTCATCGCCTCCACCGGCTGCCCCTCGGGCGAGCTCCAGACCCGGCTGCGCCTCGGCCAGAAGGAAGAGGCACTGAAGGCGGCCGCCGACTACCAGGACATCTTCGGCAAGGACCGGTACTTCCTGGAGCTGATGGACCACGGCATCGAGATCGAGAGCCGGGTGCGTGACGGTCTCCTGGAGATCGGCAAGAAGCTCGGCATCCCGCCGCTGGTCACCAACGACTCGCACTACACGTACGCGCACGAGGCGACCGCGCACGACGCGCTGCTGTGCATCCAGACCGGCAAGAACCTCTCCGACCCGGACCGCTTCCGCTTCGACGGGACCGGCTACTACCTGAAGTCCACGGACGAGATGTACGCCATCGACTCCTCGGACGCCTGGCAGGAGGGCTGCGCCAACACCCTCCTGGTGGCCGAGCAGATCGACACCACCGGCATGTTCGAGGCGAAGAACCTCATGCCGAAGTTCGACATCCCCGACGGCTTCACCGAGATCACCTGGTTCAAGGAGGAGGTCCGCCGGGGCATGGACCGCCGCTTCCCGGGCGGCGTCCCCGACGACCGCCAGCGGCAGGTCGAGTACGAGATGGACGTCATCATCCAGATGGGGTTCCCGGGCTACTTCCTCGTCGTCGCCGACTTCATCATGTGGGCGAAGAACCAGGGCATCGCGGTCGGCCCCGGCCGTGGCTCCGCGGCCGGCTCGATCGTCGCCTACGCGATGGGCATCACCGACCTCGACCCCATCCCGCACGGCCTGATCTTCGAGCGGTTCCTCAACCCCGAGCGCGTCTCCATGCCCGATGTCGACATCGACTTCGACGAGCGCAGGCGCGTCGAGGTGATCCGCTACGTCACGGAGAAGTACGGCGCCGACAAGGTCGCCATGATCGGAACCTACGGCAAGATCAAGGCGAAGAACGCCATCAAGGACTCCGCGCGCGTGCTGGGCTACCCGTACGCGATGGGCGACCGCCTCACCAAGGCCATGCCCGCCGACGTCCTGGGCAAGGGCATCGACCTCAACGGCATCACCGACCCCTCGCACCCGCGGTACAGCGAGGCGGGCGAGATCCGGGCGATGTACGAGAACGAGCCGGACGTGAAGAAGGTCATCGACACCGCCAAGGGCGTCGAGGGCCTGGTCCGGCAGATGGGTGTGCACGCGGCCGGCGTGATCATGTCCAGCGAGCCCATCGTCGACCACGCCCCCATCTGGGTGCGGCACACGGACGGCGTGACCATCACCCAGTGGGACTACCCGCAGTGCGAGTCGCTCGGCCTGCTGAAGATGGACTTCCTCGGGCTGCGCAACCTGACGATCATGGACGACGCCGTCAAGATGGTGAAGTCCAACAAGGGCATCGACCTCGACCTGCTGGCCCTGCCGCTCGACGACCCGAAGACCTTCGAACTCCTCCAGCGCGGTGAGACCCTCGGCGTCTTCCAGTTCGACGGCGGCCCCATGCGCTCCCTGCTGCGCCTGATGAAGCCCGACAACTTCGAAGACATCTCCGCCGTCTCGGCGCTCTACCGTCCCGGCCCGATGGGCATGGACTCGCACACCAACTACGCGCTGCGCAAGAACAAGCTCCAGGAGATCACCCCGATCCACAAGGAGCTGGAGGAGCCCCTCCAGGAGGTCCTGGCCGTCACCTACGGCCTGATCGTCTACCAGGAGCAGGTGCAGAAGGCCGCGCAGATCATCGCCGGGTACTCGCTCGGCGAGGCCGACATCCTCCGCCGCGTGATGGGCAAGAAGAAGCCCGACGAACTGGCGAAGAACTTCACCATCTTCCAGGCCGGCGCGAAGAAGAACGGCTACAGCGACGAGGCGATCCAGGCCCTGTGGGACGTGCTGGTCCCCTTCGCCGGCTATGCCTTCAACAAGGCGCACTCCGCCGCGTACGGCCTGGTCTCGTACTGGACCGCCTACCTGAAGGCGAACCACCCCGCCGAGTACATGGCCGGGCTGCTCACCTCGGTCAAGGACGACAAGGACAAGTCGGCCGTCTACCTGAACGAGTGCCGGCGCATGGGTATCAAGGTGCTCCCGCCGAACGTCAACGAGTCGGTGCACAACTTCGCCGCGCAGGGCGACGACGTGATCCTCTTCGGCCTCGAGGCCGTGCGCAACGTCGGCACCAACGTGGTGGAGTCGATCATCAGGAGCCGCAAGGCCAAGGGCAAGTACGGCTCTTTCCCCGACTACCTGGACAAGGTCGAGGCGGTCGCGTGCAACAAGCGCACCACCGAGTCGCTGATCAAGGCGGGCGCGTTCGACACCCTGGGGCACACCCGCAAGGGCCTCACCGCGCACTTCGAGCCGATGATCGACAACGTGGTCGCCGTCAAGCGCAAGGAGGCCGAGGGGCAGTTCGACCTCTTCGGCGGCATGGGCGAGGAGGAGACCAGCGAGCCCGGCTTCGGACTGGACGTCGAGTTCACGACCGACGAGTGGGAGAAGACGTATCTGCTCGCCCAGGAGCGGGAGATGCTCGGTCTGTACGTGTCCGACCACCCGCTGTTCGGTCTGGAGCACGTGCTGTCCGACAAGGCCGACGCGGGCATCGCCCAGCTCACCGGAGGCGAGCACGCGGACGGCGCGGTCGTCACCATCGGCGGGATCATCTCCGGTCTCCAGCGCAAGATGACCAAGCAGGGCAACGCCTGGGCGATCGCCACCGTCGAGGACCTCGCGGGCTCCATCGAGTGCATGTTCTTCCCGGCGACCTACCAGCTCGTCTCGACCCAACTCGTCGAGGACGCCGTCGTCTTCGTCAAGGGCCGCCTCGACAAGCGGGAGGACGTGCCGCGGCTCGTCGCGATGGAGCTCCAGGTCCCGGACCTGTCGAACGCGGGCACCAACGCGCCCGTGATCCTCACCATCCCGGCCACCCGGGTCACCCCGCCGATGATCAACCGCCTCGGCGAGATCCTCACCCACCACCGGGGCGACAGCGAGGTCCGGATCAGGCTCCAGGGCCCGACCAAGACGACCGTCCTGCGTCTGGACCGGCACCGGGTCAAGCCCGATCCCGCGCTGTTCGGCGATCTGAAGGTGCTGCTCGGCCCGTCCTGCCTGGCCGGCTGA
- a CDS encoding oxidoreductase, giving the protein MTEGASIRAGDDAGDLPDDLTAAEAGMWQAFRNGSVYDLSSGDTVVDDPHGGHPWGASRTVRARIVAWLLLAGPPALAGRVASLKLVGVQISGSLDLAGGTVVPYLEMKRCRFEREVLLPEARFTTLRMVDCSVPRLEAARVHTEGDLHLPRCRFHNGVRLTDAHIGTDLLLNQAIVYRDRSGRSIAADGMTVGQDLQAELLESHGELSLRSAKIGVSLSLRGARLANPYTRLALNAPQLTVERSLYLTPAGVGGQALSGTTPARGTRIQRFECRGGVRLDDGRFGDAVDLERARFLFTEDQELSLRRVQTPELRFLGEPPRRGKVVLSGARVINLVDRASAWPGPGSLHMGGFAYENLVPQGPFPLAERLRWVAAATAEYAPEPYERLATVLRAGGEDEDAREALLAKQRRRRETLPPAAKLWGYAQDWTVAYGYRPGRAAVWMALLWAASSLAFGHAAHPPVDHDGHPPWNPALFALDLLLPVIDLGQAGEWQLSGGWQWLSAALILLGWILATTVAAGATRLLRRG; this is encoded by the coding sequence GTGACCGAGGGGGCCAGCATCCGTGCCGGAGACGACGCGGGCGATCTGCCGGACGACCTGACCGCCGCCGAGGCCGGCATGTGGCAGGCCTTCCGCAACGGCAGCGTGTACGACCTGAGCAGCGGGGACACGGTCGTCGACGACCCGCACGGGGGGCACCCCTGGGGCGCGTCGCGCACCGTGCGGGCGCGGATCGTCGCCTGGCTGCTGCTGGCCGGGCCGCCCGCGCTGGCCGGCCGGGTCGCCTCGCTGAAGCTGGTGGGCGTGCAGATCAGCGGCAGCCTGGACCTCGCGGGCGGCACGGTGGTGCCGTATCTGGAGATGAAGCGCTGCCGGTTCGAGCGGGAGGTGCTGCTGCCGGAGGCCCGGTTCACGACCCTGCGGATGGTGGACTGCTCGGTGCCCCGCCTGGAGGCGGCCCGGGTGCACACCGAGGGCGATCTCCACCTGCCCCGCTGCCGCTTCCACAACGGCGTGCGGCTCACCGACGCGCACATCGGCACCGATCTGCTGCTGAACCAGGCGATCGTCTACCGCGACCGCAGCGGCCGCTCGATCGCCGCCGACGGCATGACGGTCGGCCAGGACCTCCAGGCCGAGCTGCTCGAGTCGCACGGCGAGCTGAGCCTGCGCAGTGCCAAGATCGGCGTCTCCCTGAGCCTGCGCGGGGCGCGGCTGGCCAACCCGTACACGCGGCTCGCGCTGAACGCGCCCCAGCTGACGGTGGAGCGCTCGCTGTACCTGACTCCGGCCGGTGTCGGCGGCCAGGCGCTCAGCGGCACGACACCCGCGCGCGGGACGCGTATCCAGCGCTTCGAGTGCCGGGGCGGGGTACGCCTGGACGACGGGCGGTTCGGGGACGCCGTGGACCTGGAGCGGGCCCGGTTCCTGTTCACGGAGGACCAGGAACTGTCCCTGCGCCGGGTGCAGACGCCCGAGCTGCGCTTCCTCGGGGAACCACCGAGGCGCGGCAAGGTGGTGCTGTCGGGCGCCCGGGTGATCAACCTGGTCGACCGGGCCAGCGCCTGGCCCGGCCCCGGCAGCCTGCACATGGGCGGCTTCGCGTACGAGAACCTGGTGCCGCAGGGCCCGTTCCCGCTGGCCGAGCGGCTGCGCTGGGTGGCCGCGGCGACGGCCGAGTACGCCCCGGAGCCGTACGAACGGCTGGCCACCGTGCTGCGGGCCGGCGGGGAGGACGAGGACGCCCGCGAGGCACTGCTCGCCAAGCAGCGGCGGCGGCGGGAGACCCTGCCGCCCGCCGCGAAGCTCTGGGGCTATGCGCAGGACTGGACGGTCGCCTACGGGTACCGGCCGGGCCGCGCGGCGGTGTGGATGGCTCTGCTGTGGGCGGCGAGTTCGCTGGCCTTCGGGCACGCCGCCCATCCGCCCGTCGACCACGACGGGCACCCGCCCTGGAATCCCGCCCTGTTCGCCCTCGACCTGCTGCTTCCGGTCATCGACCTGGGGCAGGCCGGTGAGTGGCAGCTGAGCGGCGGCTGGCAGTGGCTGTCGGCGGCGCTGATCCTGCTGGGCTGGATCCTGGCGACGACGGTTGCGGCGGGGGCGACGCGCCTGCTGCGCCGCGGCTGA
- the ybaK gene encoding Cys-tRNA(Pro) deacylase produces the protein MAKKPKKQQQSGGTPATVALSAAGVEFTVHAYEHDPGHPSYGEEAAEAMGVSPDRVFKTLVADVDGALTVAVVPVAGSLDLKALASAVGGKRAAMADPALAERTTGYVRGGISPLGQRRKLPTVVDASATTHPTICVSAGRRGLEVELSPKDLATLTAATLSPIARA, from the coding sequence ATGGCGAAGAAGCCGAAGAAGCAGCAACAGTCCGGCGGGACCCCGGCCACGGTGGCCCTGAGCGCCGCGGGCGTGGAGTTCACGGTGCACGCCTACGAGCACGACCCGGGCCACCCGTCCTACGGCGAGGAGGCGGCCGAGGCGATGGGCGTCTCCCCCGACCGGGTCTTCAAGACCCTGGTCGCGGACGTGGACGGCGCCCTGACGGTGGCCGTGGTCCCGGTGGCCGGCTCCCTGGACCTGAAGGCCCTGGCGTCGGCGGTGGGCGGCAAACGGGCGGCGATGGCCGACCCGGCCCTCGCGGAACGCACCACGGGCTACGTCCGGGGCGGCATCTCCCCCCTGGGGCAGCGCAGGAAGCTGCCCACGGTCGTGGACGCCTCGGCCACGACCCACCCCACCATCTGCGTCTCGGCGGGCAGGAGGGGCTTGGAGGTCGAACTCTCCCCCAAGGACCTGGCCACCCTCACGGCGGCCACGTTGTCCCCCATCGCCCGGGCGTGA